The genomic segment GCCTCAAAGATGGCCTGCTTAATTTTGACCAGATGAAGAAAGGCTTGAGAGTAGAATATCGATCCCTTAAATATTACCAGGGAGAGGCTGAACCATTGATTTTAATCCAGGAAGAACAGCCGCTTAGTCTTACCAAGCTGAAAAAGCAATTTAAGACATTGATTCAGGATAAGGTGAAATTATAGTTTCGAGTTTCAGGTTTAAGCCGAAACTCGAAACTCGAAACTCGAAATGATATATCTTTGCAAGATCAAACCCAAAGGGCCTCTTTTAGTGAATGAAAATAGAGCGGCTATTATTCATTCAGATACTATCTTTGGCCTGCTGATAAATAAGTCTGTCCAGTTGTTCGGTGAAAAAGCGGTTACTCCATTGACCAAAGGTGATAAGCCCCCTTTTTTCAACTCCTCGGTGTTTCCTTTTTATAAAGACATCCTTTTTCTTCCCAGGCCCTTGCGGCCGCCAACCCTGATAAAACAACAAGCAAATGATATGGTTATCAAAAGGTCCCTGAACGAAATCAAGTTTCTCTCGCCTGATAATTTCTTTAAATTTTTAGAAGATAAAGAAGAGGCCGAGAAGAGGGAAGGGAGTACCCTGATCGGAAGGGGCGGTCGAGACATGATGGCCAAAGATAAAATTATGGTAAAAAGAGATAAAGAAGAAAAAGGCTTGCATATCAAGCCGGAGATGATCTTTGACCACCTCCTGGTAACCCGGGAAGAGAGAAATGAATTGGAAAGGGAGGGCGTCAAGACTCTTTTTTACAAGTCATCTTTAGCCAGAGTCAAGCCTTATCCGGCCTATGAACTGAGATTCAACCCCAATATTGACGGCGGGCTTTACTTTTTTATCCAGATTAATCTTGATTCTGGGGTAAAACAGGTAATGGGGGCAGTAAGACTTCTTCAGGATGAGGGGCTGGGTGGGGGACGCAGTACCGGCGGCGGGGCCTTTGAACTTTTATCTCTGGAAGAATATAAAGGAGAC from the bacterium genome contains:
- the csm4 gene encoding type III-A CRISPR-associated RAMP protein Csm4, with amino-acid sequence MIYLCKIKPKGPLLVNENRAAIIHSDTIFGLLINKSVQLFGEKAVTPLTKGDKPPFFNSSVFPFYKDILFLPRPLRPPTLIKQQANDMVIKRSLNEIKFLSPDNFFKFLEDKEEAEKREGSTLIGRGGRDMMAKDKIMVKRDKEEKGLHIKPEMIFDHLLVTREERNELEREGVKTLFYKSSLARVKPYPAYELRFNPNIDGGLYFFIQINLDSGVKQVMGAVRLLQDEGLGGGRSTGGGAFELLSLEEYKGDLFNHSSKRGFVTLSLYHPREGEVKSGVLEGGAYQLVTRGGFIGITGLRKKRIRLFSEGSCFRNSEMFKGQILDLTPEGFTEYRVYQHGMAFKLEF